A window from Alkalilimnicola sp. S0819 encodes these proteins:
- a CDS encoding phage baseplate assembly protein, whose product MPDVRLFVGGQVYGGWTTVRVARSIEQLAGTFELQVTDRWAGQDVRRPIRNGEACTVEVDGERVITGYVDDVAPEFGPDGRRLSVRGRGRTADLVDCAAIHASGQWVNADLMRVARDICAPFGLNVRKAADIGEAFGNEAAKIDEGETAFDFLDRLARMRAVLLTSDAQGDLVITRTGTGRAPAALIEGENLISARAQYSWRDRYSRYIVKGQDKGGDFVSPEQAAHALGEAVDSAIGRYRPTLVRAEDRVNTASAGRRARFERDLAIARSTRVTVTVRDWSAGGELWQPNTLAEIRSPMLGLDTTWLIVGVGFMQSDREGTRTELSLAPPAAFDLQAEPEPEEVSF is encoded by the coding sequence ATGCCTGACGTACGGCTTTTCGTCGGCGGCCAAGTGTACGGCGGCTGGACCACGGTGCGGGTGGCCCGCTCCATCGAGCAGCTCGCCGGCACCTTCGAGCTACAGGTGACCGACCGCTGGGCCGGCCAGGACGTGCGCCGGCCGATCCGCAACGGCGAGGCCTGCACCGTGGAAGTGGACGGCGAGCGGGTGATCACCGGCTATGTGGACGATGTGGCGCCTGAGTTCGGCCCGGACGGTCGTCGGCTGTCGGTGCGCGGCCGCGGCCGCACGGCGGACCTGGTGGACTGCGCGGCCATCCACGCCAGCGGCCAGTGGGTGAACGCCGATTTGATGCGGGTGGCGCGCGATATCTGCGCCCCCTTCGGTCTCAATGTGCGCAAGGCAGCCGACATCGGCGAGGCCTTCGGCAACGAGGCCGCCAAGATCGATGAGGGCGAGACGGCCTTCGACTTCCTCGACCGCCTGGCGCGCATGCGTGCGGTGCTGCTCACCTCCGACGCCCAGGGCGATCTGGTCATCACCCGCACCGGTACCGGCCGGGCGCCGGCGGCCCTCATCGAGGGCGAGAACCTCATCAGTGCGCGGGCGCAGTACAGCTGGCGGGACCGTTACAGCCGCTACATCGTCAAGGGCCAGGACAAGGGCGGCGACTTCGTCAGCCCCGAGCAGGCCGCCCACGCCTTGGGCGAGGCGGTGGACTCGGCCATCGGGCGCTACCGCCCGACGCTGGTACGCGCCGAGGATCGGGTGAACACCGCCTCCGCGGGCCGGCGGGCTCGCTTCGAGCGGGATCTGGCCATCGCCCGTTCCACCCGGGTGACGGTGACCGTGCGCGACTGGTCAGCCGGCGGCGAGTTGTGGCAGCCCAACACCCTGGCCGAGATCCGCTCGCCCATGCTGGGCCTGGACACCACCTGGCTGATCGTCGGGGTGGGTTTCATGCAGAGCGATCGCGAAGGCACCCGCACCGAGCTGAGCCTGGCGCCGCCGGCGGCCTTCGACCTGCAGGCCGAGCCCGAGCCCGAGGAGGTGTCGTTTTGA
- a CDS encoding gp436 family protein: MYATEQDIIDRYGEEALVLAADRDGDGQADAGVVDRALADATAEVDTYLAARYALPLASTPAVLTRLTVDIAVYRLSPAADAGTDERRQRYEDATALLSRIARGGVSLGLPVPPASSNGIATVTGPERRYGRGRGRVF, encoded by the coding sequence ATGTACGCCACCGAGCAGGACATCATCGACCGCTACGGCGAGGAGGCCCTGGTCCTGGCCGCCGATCGCGACGGTGACGGTCAGGCCGACGCGGGCGTCGTTGATCGGGCCTTGGCGGATGCAACCGCCGAGGTGGACACCTATCTCGCCGCTCGCTACGCACTACCGCTGGCAAGCACGCCGGCGGTGCTCACCCGCCTGACAGTGGATATCGCGGTGTATCGGCTCAGCCCAGCAGCCGACGCCGGCACTGATGAACGCCGCCAGCGCTACGAGGACGCCACCGCCCTGTTGTCACGTATCGCCCGCGGTGGAGTCAGCCTCGGGCTACCCGTGCCGCCGGCGAGCAGCAACGGAATCGCCACCGTAACCGGACCTGAGCGCCGCTACGGCCGCGGTCGAGGGCGGGTTTTCTGA
- a CDS encoding DUF2635 domain-containing protein yields the protein MDKKLHIKPAPGRQVRDPITAQPLAAKGEHKPASSYWLRRLRDGDVIDLTAPKKPKQAKE from the coding sequence GTGGACAAGAAGCTGCACATCAAGCCAGCCCCGGGCCGCCAGGTCCGCGACCCGATCACCGCCCAGCCGCTCGCGGCCAAGGGCGAGCACAAGCCCGCCAGCAGCTATTGGCTGCGCCGGCTGCGCGACGGCGACGTGATCGACCTCACCGCCCCGAAAAAGCCCAAGCAGGCGAAGGAGTAA
- a CDS encoding phage GP46 family protein, with product MSDLMLNWQDDAADLALEGGSLETDAGLQTAVILSLFTDRRAEPDDELPGDQADRRGWWADAYAQAAGDRIGSRLWLLAREKQLQSVVNRAREYAEEALQWLLEDSVATRVEVEAEVVRRGVLGLQVRIYRPRGTDFTGRYSYAWENI from the coding sequence ATGAGCGACCTGATGCTGAACTGGCAGGACGACGCCGCGGACCTGGCCCTTGAGGGCGGCAGCCTGGAGACCGATGCCGGGCTGCAGACTGCCGTGATCTTGTCCCTGTTCACCGACCGCCGCGCCGAGCCGGACGACGAGCTGCCCGGCGACCAAGCCGACCGCCGCGGCTGGTGGGCCGATGCCTATGCCCAGGCCGCCGGCGACAGGATCGGCAGCCGCCTGTGGCTGCTGGCCCGCGAGAAGCAGCTGCAAAGCGTGGTGAACCGCGCCCGGGAGTACGCCGAGGAAGCCCTGCAGTGGCTCCTGGAGGACAGTGTGGCCACCCGCGTTGAGGTGGAGGCCGAAGTGGTTCGCCGCGGCGTGCTCGGCCTGCAGGTGCGCATCTACCGCCCCCGCGGCACCGACTTCACCGGCCGCTACAGCTACGCCTGGGAGAACATCTGA
- a CDS encoding Mu-like prophage major head subunit gpT family protein, protein MLINKTTLHAIFVNLKTTFNKAFSEAPSQWQKIAMLVPSGSSQNDYAWLSSFPRMRKWIGDKAVKALAAFKYTIVNDDWEATVEVDRNHIEDDQLGIYAPQAQMAAYSAKQLPDEIVFDLVNSGFSNLCYDGQPFFDTDHEVAGASVSNKGTTALSIATLAAAQGSYGAARTAMRKFKDDEGRPLNIIPNVLLVPPALEDTARALVTNDRLEDGKPNPYKGTAEIVVDARLESDTAWFLLDTSKPVKPFIYQQRKAPDFVQQTEMDSDNVFMRKKYRFGAEARAAGGYGFWQLAYGSTGTA, encoded by the coding sequence ATGCTGATCAACAAGACCACCCTGCACGCGATCTTCGTCAACCTGAAGACCACCTTCAACAAGGCCTTCAGCGAGGCCCCCAGCCAGTGGCAGAAGATCGCCATGCTGGTGCCCTCGGGCTCCAGCCAGAACGATTACGCCTGGCTGTCCAGCTTCCCGCGCATGCGCAAGTGGATCGGCGACAAGGCCGTGAAAGCGCTGGCGGCGTTCAAGTACACCATCGTCAACGACGACTGGGAGGCCACCGTCGAGGTGGACCGCAACCACATCGAGGACGACCAGCTGGGCATCTACGCCCCGCAGGCGCAGATGGCGGCCTACTCGGCCAAGCAGCTGCCCGACGAGATCGTGTTCGACCTGGTCAACTCGGGCTTCAGCAATCTGTGCTACGACGGCCAGCCCTTCTTCGACACCGACCACGAGGTGGCCGGCGCGAGTGTCTCCAACAAGGGCACCACCGCCTTGTCCATCGCCACGTTGGCCGCCGCCCAGGGCAGCTACGGTGCGGCCCGCACCGCCATGCGCAAGTTCAAGGACGACGAGGGCCGGCCCCTGAACATCATCCCGAACGTCCTGCTGGTGCCGCCGGCGCTGGAGGACACCGCCCGGGCCCTGGTGACCAACGACCGCCTCGAGGACGGCAAGCCCAACCCCTACAAGGGCACCGCCGAGATCGTCGTGGATGCGCGGCTCGAATCCGACACCGCCTGGTTCCTGCTGGATACCAGCAAGCCGGTCAAGCCCTTCATCTACCAGCAGCGCAAGGCGCCGGACTTCGTCCAGCAGACCGAGATGGACTCGGACAACGTGTTCATGCGCAAGAAGTACCGCTTCGGCGCCGAGGCCCGAGCGGCCGGCGGCTACGGCTTCTGGCAGCTGGCCTACGGCAGCACCGGCACCGCCTGA
- a CDS encoding phage tail sheath subtilisin-like domain-containing protein: MAVSFNQIPSNLRVPLVYIEFDNSQAVSGTPAISHKILVLGQRLATGTVAEGVPVRITSYDQAEQYFGRGSMLAEMFRYGKQANRYTETWAIALDEDGAGAAATGKIAFSGPATQSGTMYWYIGGKRVKVGVSSGDTADAMASALVAAINAEDTAPATAAVNGTTASEVDLTARWKGETGNDIDIRHSYYTGESLPAGVGATITAMANGSGNPDVATAITALGDEWYHTIVMPYTDAANLAALEIELADRWGPTRQIDGIAYAAHRGTHSDTGTFGDGRNGKHVSVMGTNKVPEPPYLWATVDAFTAAASIAIDPARPLQTLPLVGLKPPAVEDRWTMEERNLHLYDGISTYMVDAGGQVLIERQLTTYQTNAFGVEDPSYLDVNTPATLSYIRYATRARITQKYPRHKLASNGTRAGEGQALVTPNDIRDELISLMRELETRGLVENIEQYKEDLIVERDIDAGGSDPNRINVQSHPDLVNQFRIYAEQTQFRL; this comes from the coding sequence ATGGCCGTGTCCTTCAACCAGATCCCGTCGAACCTGCGTGTACCGCTGGTCTACATCGAGTTCGACAACTCCCAGGCCGTCTCCGGCACCCCGGCGATCTCCCACAAGATCCTGGTGCTGGGCCAGCGCCTGGCCACCGGCACCGTGGCCGAGGGCGTGCCCGTGCGTATCACCTCCTATGACCAGGCGGAGCAGTACTTCGGCCGCGGCTCGATGCTCGCCGAGATGTTCCGCTATGGGAAGCAGGCCAACCGCTACACCGAGACCTGGGCGATCGCCCTGGACGAGGATGGCGCGGGGGCGGCAGCCACCGGCAAGATCGCCTTCAGCGGCCCGGCCACCCAGAGCGGGACCATGTACTGGTACATCGGCGGCAAGCGGGTGAAGGTGGGAGTCAGCTCGGGGGATACCGCCGATGCGATGGCCAGCGCCCTAGTGGCCGCCATCAACGCCGAGGACACCGCGCCGGCCACCGCCGCCGTCAACGGCACCACCGCCAGCGAGGTGGACCTGACCGCCCGCTGGAAGGGCGAGACCGGCAACGACATCGACATTCGCCACAGCTACTACACCGGCGAGTCGCTGCCGGCCGGCGTGGGCGCGACCATCACCGCGATGGCCAACGGCAGTGGCAACCCGGACGTGGCCACCGCCATCACCGCCCTGGGCGATGAGTGGTACCACACCATCGTCATGCCCTACACCGACGCGGCCAACCTGGCCGCACTGGAGATCGAGCTGGCGGATCGCTGGGGACCGACGCGGCAGATCGACGGCATTGCCTACGCCGCCCACCGCGGCACCCACAGCGATACCGGCACCTTCGGCGATGGCCGCAACGGCAAGCACGTCTCGGTGATGGGCACAAACAAGGTGCCCGAACCGCCCTACCTCTGGGCCACGGTGGATGCGTTCACCGCGGCGGCGAGCATCGCCATCGACCCGGCCCGGCCGCTGCAGACCCTGCCGCTGGTGGGGCTGAAGCCGCCGGCGGTGGAGGATCGCTGGACGATGGAGGAGCGCAACCTGCACCTGTATGACGGCATCAGCACCTACATGGTGGACGCCGGCGGCCAGGTGCTCATCGAGCGGCAGCTGACCACCTACCAGACCAACGCCTTTGGGGTGGAGGACCCGTCGTATCTGGACGTGAACACGCCGGCGACGCTGTCCTACATCCGCTACGCCACCCGGGCTCGGATCACCCAGAAGTACCCGCGCCACAAGCTGGCCTCCAACGGTACCCGCGCCGGCGAGGGCCAGGCGCTGGTCACCCCGAACGACATCCGCGATGAGCTGATCTCGCTGATGCGCGAGCTGGAGACCCGGGGCCTGGTGGAGAACATCGAGCAGTACAAGGAGGACCTGATCGTGGAGCGGGATATCGACGCCGGCGGCTCGGACCCGAACCGGATCAACGTTCAGAGCCACCCGGACCTGGTCAACCAGTTCCGCATCTACGCCGAGCAGACGCAGTTCCGGCTGTAA
- a CDS encoding phage tail tube protein, which produces MQVTGRVFIKIDGKQLRTKKGAKLKLGGHNRNTIVGHEVHGYAEETVAPEVECTISHTSQTDLEAIAASSDVTLTFEADTGQRWVLHNAWLTDTPELNDGEGEVPLKFAAMRHERAN; this is translated from the coding sequence ATGCAGGTTACCGGCCGCGTATTCATCAAGATCGACGGCAAGCAGCTGCGCACCAAGAAAGGGGCCAAGCTCAAGCTCGGGGGGCACAACCGCAACACCATCGTCGGCCACGAGGTCCACGGCTATGCCGAGGAGACGGTGGCCCCGGAGGTGGAATGCACCATCTCCCACACCAGCCAGACCGACCTGGAGGCCATCGCCGCAAGCTCCGATGTGACGCTCACCTTCGAGGCCGACACCGGCCAGCGCTGGGTGCTGCACAACGCCTGGCTGACCGACACCCCGGAGCTGAACGACGGCGAGGGCGAGGTGCCGCTGAAATTCGCCGCCATGCGCCACGAGAGGGCTAATTGA
- a CDS encoding phage minor head protein: MPEQTAPGPVPEDALAYFRAKGIRPSFDHRDVWREEHANAFTVAKAMQLDLLEDMRAAVDEALTEGRTFREFARDLTPTLQRKGWWGMSDMQDPLTGEIREVQLGSPRRLRTIYRTNLRTARDAGQWQRIERARRSHPYLIYQLGPSEAHRPEHAAWEGLMLPMDHPWWDTHAPRNGWGCKCHVRQVSRREAERLRADGNVRTEAPEIRHREWVNKRTGEVERVPEGIDPGWDTNPGKTRRAQVQGALSEKLDRADEQLAAAAVDQTVASPAFDHFLETPEGAFPIAVLPRELVERIEGRRQTALLSAETLAKQRERHPDLTTDDYRSLPRGVRAGRVIALGERQLSFFFIEGRLYKAVFKSTRDGESLYLQSYYRTNEREMRRDQRRGELVRDWEEE, from the coding sequence ATGCCTGAGCAGACCGCCCCCGGCCCGGTGCCCGAGGACGCGCTGGCCTACTTCCGCGCCAAGGGCATTCGACCGAGCTTCGACCACCGGGACGTCTGGCGCGAGGAGCACGCCAACGCCTTCACGGTGGCCAAGGCCATGCAGCTGGATCTACTCGAGGATATGCGGGCGGCGGTCGACGAGGCGCTGACCGAGGGGCGGACCTTTCGCGAGTTCGCCCGGGATTTGACACCGACCCTGCAGCGCAAGGGCTGGTGGGGTATGAGCGACATGCAGGACCCGCTCACCGGTGAGATCCGCGAGGTGCAGCTGGGCAGCCCCCGCCGGCTGCGCACCATCTACCGCACCAACCTCAGAACCGCACGAGACGCCGGCCAGTGGCAGCGCATCGAGCGCGCCCGGCGCAGCCATCCGTATCTGATCTATCAGCTGGGTCCCAGCGAGGCGCACCGCCCGGAGCACGCTGCCTGGGAGGGCCTGATGCTCCCGATGGACCACCCCTGGTGGGATACGCACGCGCCGCGCAACGGCTGGGGCTGCAAGTGCCATGTACGCCAAGTCTCTCGCCGCGAAGCGGAGCGTCTGCGTGCCGATGGAAACGTGCGCACCGAGGCCCCGGAGATCCGTCACCGGGAGTGGGTTAATAAACGCACAGGTGAGGTTGAACGCGTCCCTGAGGGCATCGACCCGGGCTGGGACACAAACCCGGGCAAGACGCGTCGGGCGCAGGTGCAAGGGGCGCTGAGCGAGAAGCTGGACCGGGCCGATGAGCAGCTCGCGGCCGCGGCCGTGGACCAGACCGTAGCGAGCCCCGCCTTCGATCACTTCTTGGAGACGCCCGAGGGGGCCTTTCCCATTGCCGTACTGCCCCGCGAGCTGGTGGAGCGCATCGAAGGCCGCCGGCAGACGGCGCTGCTCTCCGCCGAGACCCTGGCCAAGCAGCGTGAGCGCCACCCTGATCTGACGACCGACGACTACCGCAGCCTTCCCCGGGGCGTGCGCGCCGGTCGGGTCATCGCCCTGGGCGAGCGGCAGCTGTCGTTCTTCTTCATCGAGGGGCGGCTCTACAAGGCGGTGTTCAAGAGCACGCGCGACGGCGAGAGCCTGTACCTGCAGAGCTACTACCGGACCAACGAGCGGGAGATGCGGCGCGACCAGCGCCGAGGCGAACTGGTGCGCGACTGGGAAGAAGAGTAG
- a CDS encoding phage baseplate assembly protein V has translation MTDLVRLFSKLMRPLAKRLRNMTGRGVLLTTDDGRKVQEVQIRGLSGEILDRVQHVQPYGFTAHAHPGAEQFFFCVGGDRSHAIVLVSEDGRYRKKNLAAGEVALYTSEGDYLHFKRGRLVEVVAGAEVDVTAPLVQVHASTKVVLDTPLTHCTGRIEAEGDITDNVGSNSRSMAGMRQVYDSHTHPENDNGGPTSTPNQKMGDA, from the coding sequence TTGACCGACCTGGTACGCCTGTTCAGCAAGCTGATGCGGCCGCTGGCCAAGCGGCTGCGGAACATGACCGGCCGCGGTGTGCTGCTGACCACCGACGATGGCCGCAAGGTCCAGGAGGTTCAGATCCGGGGGCTGTCCGGCGAGATCCTGGACCGCGTCCAGCACGTCCAGCCCTACGGCTTCACCGCCCACGCCCATCCCGGCGCGGAGCAGTTCTTCTTCTGCGTCGGCGGCGACCGCTCCCACGCCATCGTGCTGGTCTCCGAGGACGGCCGGTACCGCAAGAAGAACCTCGCCGCGGGTGAAGTGGCGCTGTACACCTCCGAGGGTGATTACCTGCACTTCAAGCGCGGCCGGCTGGTGGAGGTCGTGGCGGGCGCGGAGGTGGACGTGACGGCTCCCCTGGTCCAGGTCCACGCCTCTACCAAGGTGGTGCTGGATACGCCGCTCACGCACTGCACCGGGCGCATCGAGGCCGAGGGTGATATCACCGACAACGTCGGCAGCAACAGCCGCTCGATGGCCGGCATGCGCCAGGTCTACGACAGCCACACGCACCCCGAGAACGATAACGGCGGCCCGACCAGCACACCGAACCAGAAGATGGGGGATGCATGA
- a CDS encoding DNA circularization protein has protein sequence MSWREQLRQGKFRGAAFLIDASEEGFGRRTALHSYPNRDVPFAEDMGRAHREYRVECYVLGADYMAARDALIEALEQPGPGLLVHPYYGTVRVAVQDRGRVRQTTREGGMARFSITFVEAGEEREPHARVHTPSLVGQRADGAGAAVRDEFAGAFSTAGRPQWVADAAESTGAGLLDTLSGLTSRIPSVPDQLVGWTRDLQQASNELAQLIRTPAALAERVTGLISDVAGLADNPLAALGVYRKLFGAGGDDAAVPATTANRRQQADNQTALHNLVRRTAVIEAARTAATVEWETADEALAMQEQLAEQLDDQAFTANDDTYVALVDLRAATVQDLTRRGAQLARVNHVTPQATLPALVLAHRVLGDARRAEEIVERNRLSHPGFVPGGQTIEVLSDA, from the coding sequence GTGAGCTGGCGTGAGCAACTGCGACAGGGGAAGTTCCGCGGCGCGGCGTTTCTGATCGACGCCAGCGAGGAAGGCTTTGGCCGGCGCACGGCGCTGCACAGCTACCCCAACCGCGATGTCCCCTTCGCCGAGGACATGGGACGCGCCCACCGGGAGTACCGCGTGGAGTGCTATGTGCTGGGCGCGGACTACATGGCCGCCCGGGATGCGCTGATCGAGGCCCTGGAGCAGCCCGGGCCCGGCCTGCTGGTTCATCCCTACTACGGCACCGTTCGGGTGGCGGTACAGGACCGCGGCCGGGTGCGTCAGACCACCCGTGAAGGCGGCATGGCCCGTTTCTCCATCACCTTCGTGGAGGCCGGCGAGGAGCGCGAGCCCCACGCCCGTGTGCACACCCCTTCACTGGTCGGCCAGCGGGCCGATGGTGCAGGCGCGGCCGTGCGCGACGAGTTTGCCGGCGCCTTCAGCACCGCCGGCCGGCCCCAGTGGGTGGCCGATGCCGCCGAGAGCACCGGCGCCGGCCTGCTCGACACCCTGAGCGGGCTGACCTCCCGGATTCCGAGCGTGCCGGACCAGCTGGTGGGCTGGACGCGGGATCTGCAACAGGCAAGCAATGAGCTGGCGCAGTTGATCCGCACGCCGGCGGCCCTGGCCGAGCGCGTCACCGGCCTGATCAGTGATGTGGCCGGCCTAGCGGACAACCCGCTGGCCGCCCTGGGCGTGTACCGCAAGCTGTTCGGCGCCGGCGGCGATGACGCTGCGGTGCCGGCCACCACCGCCAACCGCCGGCAACAGGCCGACAACCAGACGGCCCTCCACAATCTGGTGCGCCGCACAGCCGTCATCGAGGCGGCTCGCACCGCTGCGACGGTGGAGTGGGAGACAGCGGATGAGGCGCTGGCCATGCAGGAGCAGCTGGCCGAGCAACTCGATGACCAGGCCTTCACGGCCAACGACGACACTTACGTGGCCCTGGTGGACCTGCGGGCCGCCACGGTTCAGGACCTGACCCGGCGCGGCGCGCAGCTTGCCCGCGTCAACCACGTCACCCCACAGGCCACCCTGCCGGCCTTGGTGCTGGCTCACCGCGTCCTCGGTGATGCCCGCCGGGCAGAGGAGATCGTGGAGCGCAATCGCCTCAGCCATCCTGGCTTCGTGCCCGGTGGGCAGACCATCGAGGTGTTGAGCGATGCCTGA
- a CDS encoding GpE family phage tail protein, which translates to MGDIAYVFGFQPSEIWGLDFDELLFWHRQAQRINKEQSKQLG; encoded by the coding sequence ATAGGCGACATCGCCTACGTCTTCGGCTTCCAGCCCTCGGAGATCTGGGGGCTGGACTTTGATGAGCTGCTGTTCTGGCACCGCCAGGCGCAGCGCATCAACAAGGAACAGAGCAAGCAACTGGGGTAG
- a CDS encoding phage protease: MDHTLLTALNQADATAGRIALNAELPTDGGAPEWVELIPAGRDVVGRDGRRWVKDQPERLVATFNASGAALPIDWEHASEHKAPKGEPAPAAGWIEELELRDGDALWGRVEWTEAARNQIERKHYRYLSPVFLFEPATRRIATLSSAGLTNRPNLFLTALNQGLNDLSHPQKEAATMVLPEAIRKALRLADDATESDAVSAINSMQGSLQTARNQAEQPPLEKFVPRADHDAALSRATNAEQQLQQHLQQAQEREIETAINQALEAGKITPATAEYHKAACRQDGGLDAFKQYVAAAPVVAADSGLDGKQPDQEKALNSETSQVAAMFGNSADDIREYSQAGGN; the protein is encoded by the coding sequence ATGGATCACACACTCCTCACCGCGCTTAACCAGGCCGACGCCACCGCCGGCCGCATCGCCCTCAACGCCGAGCTGCCCACCGACGGCGGCGCGCCGGAGTGGGTCGAGCTGATTCCCGCCGGGCGCGACGTCGTCGGTCGCGACGGCCGGCGCTGGGTCAAGGATCAGCCGGAGCGCCTGGTCGCCACCTTCAACGCCAGCGGCGCGGCGCTGCCCATCGACTGGGAGCACGCCAGCGAGCACAAGGCCCCCAAGGGCGAGCCCGCCCCCGCGGCCGGCTGGATCGAGGAGCTGGAGCTGCGCGACGGCGACGCGCTCTGGGGCCGCGTCGAGTGGACCGAGGCCGCGCGCAACCAGATCGAGCGCAAGCACTACCGTTACCTCTCCCCCGTTTTCCTGTTCGAGCCGGCCACCCGGCGCATCGCCACGCTGAGCTCCGCCGGCCTGACCAACCGGCCGAACCTCTTTTTAACGGCCCTTAACCAGGGGCTGAACGATCTTTCCCACCCGCAGAAGGAGGCCGCCACGATGGTGTTGCCCGAAGCAATCCGCAAGGCCCTGCGCCTGGCCGACGACGCCACCGAGAGCGACGCCGTATCGGCCATCAACTCGATGCAGGGAAGCCTGCAGACCGCCCGCAACCAGGCCGAGCAGCCGCCCCTGGAGAAATTCGTCCCGCGCGCCGACCACGACGCCGCACTGAGCCGCGCCACCAACGCCGAGCAGCAGCTGCAGCAGCACCTGCAGCAGGCGCAGGAGCGCGAGATCGAGACCGCGATCAACCAAGCCCTGGAGGCCGGCAAGATCACCCCCGCCACCGCCGAGTACCACAAGGCCGCCTGTCGCCAGGACGGCGGGCTGGATGCGTTCAAGCAGTACGTCGCGGCCGCCCCGGTGGTCGCCGCCGACTCCGGCCTGGACGGCAAGCAGCCCGATCAGGAGAAGGCGCTCAACAGCGAGACCTCCCAGGTCGCGGCCATGTTCGGCAACTCCGCCGACGACATCCGTGAATATTCCCAGGCAGGAGGTAACTGA
- a CDS encoding phage tail assembly protein codes for MAKEKQKTFTLTEPVDAHGKQITELTLRKPKAKQLKLLGEYANEVEAMYEMMAELADVPPSTIDELEVEDIEGMTAWLEGFFKRRRRTGKTS; via the coding sequence ATGGCTAAGGAAAAGCAAAAGACCTTCACCCTGACCGAGCCGGTGGACGCCCACGGCAAGCAGATCACCGAGCTGACCCTGCGCAAGCCCAAGGCCAAGCAGCTCAAGCTGCTCGGGGAGTACGCCAACGAGGTGGAGGCCATGTACGAAATGATGGCCGAGCTGGCGGACGTGCCTCCCAGCACTATCGACGAGCTGGAGGTCGAGGACATCGAGGGCATGACCGCCTGGCTTGAAGGTTTTTTCAAGCGGCGCCGGCGGACTGGGAAGACGTCATAG
- a CDS encoding phage virion morphogenesis protein, which translates to MAGTALKFDLNQLRSLDKRLEKLGDLDREGLLEGLGAEGESQTRRRIQEEKRGPDGAAWPDWSARYAGTRHGGHSLLLGEGDLLDSIQSRVSGGRVEWGSNLVYAAIHQFGGAGVGSNIPERAYLGISSANEEDLDAVVDDWLRTQEGGL; encoded by the coding sequence ATGGCGGGCACGGCGCTGAAATTCGATTTAAACCAACTTCGATCACTGGATAAACGCCTGGAGAAACTGGGCGATCTGGATCGCGAGGGACTGCTGGAAGGCTTGGGGGCGGAAGGCGAGTCGCAAACCCGGCGCCGCATCCAGGAGGAGAAGCGCGGGCCCGACGGCGCTGCCTGGCCGGATTGGTCAGCCCGCTACGCCGGCACTCGCCACGGCGGCCACAGCCTCCTGCTGGGCGAAGGTGATTTGCTCGACTCCATCCAGTCACGAGTCTCGGGCGGCCGCGTCGAATGGGGCTCGAACCTGGTCTATGCCGCTATCCATCAGTTTGGCGGCGCAGGCGTGGGCAGCAATATCCCCGAGCGTGCGTATCTTGGCATCTCCAGCGCCAACGAAGAGGACCTCGACGCGGTTGTCGATGACTGGCTCCGAACTCAGGAGGGCGGGCTGTGA
- a CDS encoding HI1506-related protein has product MAETKQNPKAKQTPADSNKKPATDTKPTTNKRQAVLRVRAPGGSFRRAGIRFGRHESVLAVKDLSDDQVAALKSEPRLVVTEGETE; this is encoded by the coding sequence GTGGCCGAGACCAAGCAGAACCCGAAAGCCAAGCAGACCCCGGCCGACAGCAACAAGAAGCCGGCTACCGACACCAAGCCCACAACCAACAAGCGCCAGGCGGTGCTACGGGTCCGCGCCCCCGGCGGCAGCTTCCGCCGTGCCGGCATCCGCTTCGGCCGCCACGAGAGCGTGCTCGCGGTGAAGGATCTCAGCGACGACCAGGTCGCCGCCCTGAAGAGCGAGCCCCGCCTGGTGGTGACCGAGGGCGAGACGGAGTAA